In Equus asinus isolate D_3611 breed Donkey chromosome 13, EquAss-T2T_v2, whole genome shotgun sequence, one DNA window encodes the following:
- the TBC1D16 gene encoding TBC1 domain family member 16 isoform X9 translates to MKVADEKTCMRFSIRRPKLPSSETHPEESMYKRLDVSAWLRHLNELGQVEEEYKLRKAIFFGGIDVSIRGEVWPFLLRYYSHESTSEEREALRVQKRKEYAEIQQKRLSMTPEEHRAFWRNVQFTVDKDVVRTDRSNQFFRGEGNPNVESMRRILLNYAVYNPAIGYSQGMSDLVAPILAEVLDESDTFWCFVGLMQNTIFISSPRDEDMEKQLLYLRELLRLTHLRFYQHLVSLGEDGLQMLFCHRWLLLCFKREFPEAEALRIWEACWAHYQTDYFHLFICVAIVAIYGDDVIEQQLATDQMLLHFGNLAMHMNGELVLRKARSLLHQFRLLPRIPCSLHDLCKLCGTGMWDSGYIPAVECTGHHPGSESCPYGGTVEMPSPKPPREGKKGPKTPRDGFSFRR, encoded by the exons ATGaag GTCGCCGACGAAAAGACGTGCATGCGGTTCTCCATCCGTCGGCCCAAACTGCCCTCGTCCGAGACGCACCCCGAGGAGAGCATGTACAAGAGGCTGGACGTCTCCGCCTGGCTGCGCCACCTGAACGAGCTGGGCCAGGTGGAGGAGGAGTACAAGCTGCGCAAG GCCATTTTCTTCGGCGGCATTGATGTGTCAATCCGGGGGGAGGTCTGGCCCTTCCTGCTGCGTTATTACAGCCACGAGTCCACGTCGGAGGAGAGGGAGGCCCTGCGGGTGCAGAAGCGGAAGGAGTACGCGGAGATCCAGCAGAAAAG GCTCTCCATGACTCCCGAAGAGCACAGAGCCTTCTGGCGCAATGTGCAGTTCACCGTGGACAAGGATGTGGTTCGCACAGATCGGAGCAACCAGTTCTTCCGAGGCGAAGGCAATCCCAATGTGGAGAGCATGAG GAGGATCCTGCTGAACTACGCCGTGTACAACCCGGCCATCGGCTACTCCCAGGGCATGTCGGACCTGGTGGCACCCATCTTGGCCGAGGTCCTGGACGAATCAGACACCTTCTGGTGCTTTGTGGGTTTGATGCAGAACACCATCTTCATCAGCTCTCCTCGGGACGAGGACATGGAGAAACAGCTG CTGTACCTGCGGGAGCTGCTTCGGCTGACACACCTACGCTTCTACCAGCACCTGGTCTCGCTGGGGGAGGACGGCCTGCAGATGCTCTTCTGCCACCGCTGGCTCCTGCTGTGCTTTAAAAGGGAGTTCCCTGAGGCTGAGGCCCTGCGAATCTGGGAGGCCTGCTGGGCCCACTACCAG ACAGATTACTTCCATCTTTTCATCTGTGTGGCCATCGTGGCCATCTACGGGGATGATGTCATTGAGCAGCAGCTGGCCACCGACCAGATGCTCCTGCACTTTGGAAACCTGGCCATGCACATGAACGGGGAGCTCGTTCTCAGGAAG GCCAGGAGTTTGCTGCATCAGTTTCGTCTCCTGCCTCGAATCCCGTGCAGCCTGCACGACTTGTGTAAGCTGTGTGGGACCGGCATGTGGGACAGTGGTTACATACCCGCTGTAGAGTGTACGGGCCACCACCCAGGGTCAGAGAGCTGTCCTTACGGGGGCACAGTGGAGATGCCTTCACCCAAGCCCCCAAGAGAGGGCAAGAAGGGCCCAAAGACACCTCGGGACGGCTTCAGTTTCCGTAGATAG